The nucleotide sequence GACCGGGGTGTTGGTCGCATAATCGTCGAGGAAGATCGTCACACGCGGCTCTTCGCCCGCCTGCACCACAACTTCGTACCGGTCGCTGTGCGCTTCGCCCGCCGCCGCGCCAGTTGCGGCCTCAGGCACCGGTGCGCTGGCCGCCGGCGGCGTGCCGTGATCTTCGCCTTCGTGCGCCGCCACGGGGGTCGCGAGCAACAGAGCGGCGGCCCCAACCACGGGGGCAGCCAAGCGGCGCATCGCGCCCTTGCAATCGATCATCGGGAAGTTCGTCTTTCACCTGCGCCGGCGGACCGGCAGACACTTTGAGAGTCCGGTCAGGTGAGTGTCGGTGGTTCCGTCAGCGGCGATCCGGCAAGGCCGGGCCTGAAGGCGATCACTGAAGCTAATGCGAAGCTGGTAGCCGGAACGTCCGTCTACGGCCCCGGTGGCACGCTTGCTGGAACCATCGACGCAATCGACGACGCCGTCGTTACGCTGAAGCTTACCTCAGGCCAACTCGTGCGCATGCCTCGCAACTCGATCGCCTCTAGCGAGCAGGGTGCGGTGCTGGGGCTCAGCGCTGCCGAACTGCAGCGCCTCGCGGAGCGGGCTCGCTGAGCGCCTTGAGTGACGCGCTCCCACCGCATGGCGGTTGGTGACCATGCGTCCAAGGATGAACCGGCGGGGATGCACGATCCTCGTGCTGGCGGCGCTGGTCGTGGCGGCCGCCTTATGGTGGATACAGTCGGAGACGCTGCCGCAGCCCCAAGTGAATGCGGTTGGGCCGGTTCAAGGTCCGAACGAGTTGGGACTGCCCCGCACATGAACAGACTAGAAAGCGCGAGGAGGGAGATTCACTGCGCCGGCGAGGAGAGCGGCGAGGCACAGTCGCTTCGTGGACGCCTGCTAACCCGGAAGGCAGGCCGCCTGCTCCTTCGCGACTTCCTCGTCAGCAGCGGCACCTTCCTGCTCGGGCTGGCACTGATGTGGGTGATGGTGGAACGCTTCGGCAGCAACGACGTGTTTGCCGCCGGAGCGTCCTTCGTTGCCGCCAACTCGGTCCATTACGCGCTGGCTCAAGGCTGGGTGTTCCATGGATCGGACCGGGGCCTTGCCGATGGCTATTTCTACTTTCTCGTGAATGCCGCAGTGGGCCTGGTCATCACCGTACTGCTGTTCGCAGCGCTGATGCGCTGGACCGGCCTCAACTACCTGGTGGCGCGGGTGGTCGTCTCCGTATTTGCGGGCCTGGCTATTTTCATCCTCAACGCGACGCTGAACTTCAAGCGGCTCTGAGGTGATGAGCGCACTTCGCCTTCTGAACTCCCCAGTCGCCATCGGCGTTGACTGAACACGCCGCTGCGAACGCGGCAAGACAGGATACGAACATGGAAAGCCTGAACGCCCTCTTCTCCGATCCCGGCGCATGGGCTG is from Sphingomonas sp. LHG3406-1 and encodes:
- a CDS encoding GtrA family protein, yielding MNRLESARREIHCAGEESGEAQSLRGRLLTRKAGRLLLRDFLVSSGTFLLGLALMWVMVERFGSNDVFAAGASFVAANSVHYALAQGWVFHGSDRGLADGYFYFLVNAAVGLVITVLLFAALMRWTGLNYLVARVVVSVFAGLAIFILNATLNFKRL